The genomic segment ATGCCCGTCAGCGTCATCGAAGGAGATCAACAGACCGCCATGGACGCTGACCGCATTCGCGCCACCGGTGTGCCCGCGGTGCAGATCAACACCGGCAAGGGCTGCCATCTCGACGCCCGCATGGTCGGGTGCGCGGTGGAAAAACTTGAGCCGGAAAGCGGCAGTTTGCTGCTCATCGAAAACGTCGGAAATCTAGTCTGCCCGGCCGGGTTTGATCTGGGTGAGGCGCACAAAGTGGCCATCCTCTCCGTGACGGAAGGTGAAGACAAACCGATCAAATATCCGGATATGTTTCATGCTGCCGACGTGATGCTGTTGAATAAAGTGGACCTGTTGCCCTATCTCGATTTCGATGTGGAACAGTGCATCGCCTACGCAAAGCGGGTAAACCCGGATATCGAGGTGATACGGATTTCGGCCACCAAAGGCGACGGGCTTGCGCGGTGGTATGACTGGATCGAGTCCCGCCGGCCACAGCAGAAAGAAGCGAGGGAAGGTTAGTCATGTGTCTGGCCATCCCCGCAGAAGTGATTGAGACAGACGGCGACAACGCCCAAGTCTCACTTGGCGGCGTAAAGAAAGAAGTCTCCCTGGCCCTGGTGGAAGATGTCGCCATCGGTGATTATGTATTGATCCACGTCGGCTATGCGCTTAATAAAATCGATCCCGAAGAGGCGCGAAAGACGCTGGAGCTGTTCGCCGAAGCCGGCATGCTGGAAATGGGTACATGAAGTATGTGGATGAATTTCGCGACCAGCAGCAGGCGCGTGCCATCGCCGCTGCTATTGCGCGCGAGGCAAAGGCCGAACGCCGCTACCGTTTGATGGAGTTCTGCGGCGGTCATACCCATGCCATTTTTCGCTATGGGGTGCAGGATTTGATGCCGGCCAATGTCGAGTTCATCCACGGCCCCGGCTGCCCGGTCTGCGTGTTGCCCGTTGGCCGTATTGATGAGGCGATGCAACTGGCACAGAATCATGGTGTGATCCTGTGCACCTACGGCGACATGATGCGTGTGC from the Gammaproteobacteria bacterium genome contains:
- the hypB gene encoding hydrogenase accessory protein HypB, which gives rise to MIDGSGPHHAHDPHSCESRRVRLETDILAKNNEYAARNRCYFAGRGILVLNLVSSPGSGKTTLLARTASDLKDTMPVSVIEGDQQTAMDADRIRATGVPAVQINTGKGCHLDARMVGCAVEKLEPESGSLLLIENVGNLVCPAGFDLGEAHKVAILSVTEGEDKPIKYPDMFHAADVMLLNKVDLLPYLDFDVEQCIAYAKRVNPDIEVIRISATKGDGLARWYDWIESRRPQQKEAREG
- a CDS encoding HypC/HybG/HupF family hydrogenase formation chaperone, translating into MCLAIPAEVIETDGDNAQVSLGGVKKEVSLALVEDVAIGDYVLIHVGYALNKIDPEEARKTLELFAEAGMLEMGT